One window of the Thermococcus sp. P6 genome contains the following:
- a CDS encoding inorganic phosphate transporter, whose product MDGLMVAVIAVAFYIAWNIGSNDSANAMGTAVGAGILTFHQATLTIAIFTIMGAYLRGYRVMKTVGKGIVPEGYLTMEMAVIALLAAGVWVTIATVKGLPVSTTQAIVGGVIGVGLATRAPVNWYTLGKIAAAWVVSPVLSGILAIFLYRFYSFVVSKIRSISTVEVLYKVLAILGGSYMAFNFGTNEVANASGPIVGAGFLEPKTAGVLVALSLAIGSLTFSYAVIHTVGKKITALGPISAFAAQFGSAMAVSLANVFGLPVSSSQSIVGGVVGVGLLAGKGVEKSVIRDILFGWVATPLTAILISLVIFRLFALVGMV is encoded by the coding sequence GTGGACGGGCTGATGGTGGCAGTGATCGCGGTGGCCTTCTACATCGCATGGAACATAGGCTCGAACGACTCGGCCAACGCCATGGGCACGGCCGTTGGAGCGGGCATACTCACCTTTCATCAGGCCACGCTGACCATAGCGATATTCACCATCATGGGGGCCTACCTCAGGGGCTACAGGGTCATGAAAACCGTCGGGAAGGGTATAGTCCCCGAGGGATACCTTACGATGGAGATGGCAGTTATAGCACTCCTCGCAGCAGGAGTCTGGGTAACGATAGCCACCGTGAAGGGTCTGCCAGTGTCCACGACTCAGGCCATCGTGGGGGGAGTTATAGGGGTTGGACTGGCCACCCGTGCGCCCGTGAACTGGTACACCCTTGGAAAGATAGCCGCCGCGTGGGTTGTTTCGCCCGTTCTTTCCGGGATACTTGCGATATTCCTGTACAGGTTCTACTCCTTTGTGGTCTCAAAAATCAGGAGCATATCCACGGTTGAGGTTCTCTACAAGGTTCTGGCAATCCTCGGGGGCTCTTATATGGCCTTCAACTTCGGGACCAACGAGGTCGCCAACGCCTCCGGGCCGATAGTGGGTGCCGGCTTTCTCGAGCCGAAGACGGCCGGAGTGCTCGTGGCCCTCAGCCTTGCAATCGGTTCGCTCACCTTCAGCTACGCCGTGATCCACACCGTTGGAAAGAAGATAACGGCCCTCGGTCCCATATCGGCCTTCGCCGCCCAGTTCGGTTCCGCCATGGCAGTGAGCCTTGCGAACGTCTTCGGACTTCCCGTTAGCTCCAGTCAGTCCATAGTGGGCGGTGTCGTCGGGGTCGGCCTCCTCGCGGGCAAGGGGGTTGAGAAGTCGGTGATCAGGGACATCCTCTTCGGCTGGGTCGCCACCCCCTTAACGGCCATCCTCATCTCCCTCGTCATCTTCAGGCTCTTCGCTCTGGTGGGGATGGTTTAA
- a CDS encoding 2-dehydropantoate 2-reductase, with protein sequence MRIYVLGAGSIGSLFGALLTRAGNDVTLIGREEQVRAVRENGLHVSGVEEFTVRPKASVSAPEEPPELLILSTKSYSTKTALECARNCIGPETWILSVQNGLGNEDLALKFTPNVIGGITTNGAMLVEWGHVLWAGKGVTVIGKYPDGTDPFVVEVAEVFNSSGLETRLTENARGWKWAKAIVNSVINGLGTVLEVKNGFLKDDPYLEAISVEIAREGCLVAEGLGIEFEVHPLELLWDTVERTRENYNSTLQDIRRGRRTEVDYIHGKIVEHARSIGLEAPRNELLWALIKAKENILRDRQKKSK encoded by the coding sequence ATGAGGATTTACGTGCTCGGAGCTGGGAGCATAGGTTCGCTCTTCGGTGCCCTCCTGACGAGGGCCGGGAACGATGTAACGCTGATCGGCAGGGAGGAACAGGTAAGGGCCGTGAGGGAGAATGGATTACACGTTTCCGGGGTGGAGGAGTTCACGGTTCGTCCGAAGGCGAGCGTTAGTGCCCCCGAGGAACCTCCCGAGCTTTTGATACTCTCCACGAAGTCCTACTCCACTAAAACGGCCCTTGAGTGCGCACGTAACTGCATCGGGCCGGAAACGTGGATACTGAGCGTGCAGAACGGTCTTGGAAACGAGGACCTTGCCCTGAAGTTCACGCCCAACGTCATCGGTGGGATAACGACCAACGGTGCGATGCTCGTTGAGTGGGGCCACGTTCTGTGGGCCGGTAAGGGGGTAACCGTCATAGGGAAGTATCCCGATGGAACGGATCCCTTTGTAGTGGAGGTCGCGGAGGTTTTCAACTCCTCCGGTCTGGAGACCCGCCTCACCGAAAACGCCCGGGGCTGGAAGTGGGCCAAGGCGATAGTGAACTCGGTCATCAACGGCCTTGGAACGGTTCTCGAGGTCAAAAACGGTTTTCTGAAGGATGATCCTTACCTTGAGGCCATCTCGGTGGAAATCGCCAGAGAGGGCTGTCTCGTGGCCGAAGGGCTCGGCATCGAGTTCGAGGTTCATCCCCTCGAGCTTCTCTGGGATACGGTCGAGCGCACGAGGGAGAACTACAACTCAACACTGCAGGACATAAGACGGGGCAGGAGGACGGAGGTTGACTACATCCACGGAAAGATCGTCGAACACGCCCGTTCCATAGGTCTGGAAGCCCCGAGGAACGAGCTACTGTGGGCGCTCATCAAAGCCAAGGAGAACATCCTTCGGGATCGCCAGAAGAAAAGTAAATAA
- the hflX gene encoding GTPase HflX, whose product MKVIGVIRHSPRRRVNREEFEELLTSAGYEVLEIVEQVREESPRYNIGRGKLEEIKRLVEELKPDKVVFANRLTPSQAYNLWKELKVEVIDRWQLVLEIFERRAHSKEAKLQVELAGLHYEVPLVKEAIRRVKLGDRAGFKGMGDYQTRQYLKHIRYRINRIRKELEKVRRDREVRRKRREKLGFILVALAGYTNAGKSTLLNALAGEEKEAKDAMFTTLDTTTRRFELGNKRILVTDTVGFIDGLPPFIVEAFHSTLEEIVEADVILLVVDVSEPWREVRRKLLASLNVLRELKTLDRPMVVVLNKTDLTTPEDVMDKAEKIRELLEERDVGAFDVVAISAKLKRMEELYRSLEGIVPKLPKYAPFEITAMDPEEVPRLMALINSIGDVMEVEYREKTRIRARIQTGMIKELAKLNVEIRRLNHPHQSEEPEDDEGDEDGR is encoded by the coding sequence ATGAAGGTCATAGGTGTGATCAGGCACTCCCCGAGGAGAAGGGTGAACAGGGAGGAATTCGAGGAGCTCTTAACCAGTGCTGGCTATGAAGTTCTGGAAATCGTGGAGCAGGTCAGGGAAGAAAGCCCCCGCTACAACATTGGCAGAGGAAAGCTTGAAGAGATAAAAAGACTCGTTGAGGAGCTCAAGCCCGATAAGGTCGTCTTCGCCAACCGGCTGACTCCAAGTCAGGCGTACAACCTCTGGAAGGAGCTGAAGGTTGAGGTCATCGACAGGTGGCAGCTCGTTCTGGAGATATTCGAAAGGAGGGCCCACTCGAAGGAGGCGAAGCTTCAGGTCGAACTCGCGGGCCTTCACTACGAGGTTCCGCTCGTGAAGGAGGCCATAAGACGGGTAAAACTCGGTGACAGGGCCGGTTTCAAGGGAATGGGCGATTACCAGACCCGGCAGTACCTCAAGCACATCCGCTACAGGATAAACCGCATAAGGAAGGAGCTTGAAAAGGTCAGGAGGGACAGAGAGGTCAGGAGAAAAAGGCGCGAGAAGCTCGGTTTCATACTCGTGGCCCTCGCGGGCTACACGAACGCCGGCAAGTCAACGCTCCTCAACGCCCTCGCGGGTGAGGAGAAGGAGGCCAAGGATGCGATGTTCACGACCCTCGATACAACCACGCGACGCTTCGAGCTCGGCAACAAGAGGATCCTCGTTACGGACACGGTCGGCTTCATAGACGGGCTTCCGCCCTTCATAGTGGAGGCCTTCCACTCGACGCTCGAGGAGATAGTCGAGGCCGACGTGATACTCCTCGTTGTAGACGTCAGCGAGCCGTGGAGAGAGGTGAGAAGGAAACTGCTGGCGTCTCTCAACGTTCTAAGGGAACTCAAGACCCTCGACAGGCCGATGGTGGTAGTTCTTAACAAGACAGACCTCACCACCCCGGAGGACGTTATGGACAAGGCGGAGAAGATAAGGGAGCTGCTCGAGGAGCGCGATGTCGGGGCTTTCGATGTGGTCGCGATATCTGCGAAGCTTAAACGGATGGAGGAGCTCTACAGGAGCCTCGAGGGGATCGTGCCCAAACTGCCGAAGTACGCCCCCTTCGAGATAACCGCTATGGATCCCGAAGAGGTGCCCCGGCTTATGGCCCTGATAAACTCCATCGGAGATGTTATGGAGGTTGAATACCGGGAGAAGACGAGGATAAGGGCCCGCATCCAGACGGGAATGATAAAGGAACTCGCAAAGCTCAACGTGGAGATAAGGAGGTTAAACCATCCCCACCAGAGCGAAGAGCCTGAAGATGACGAGGGAGATGAGGATGGCCGTTAA
- a CDS encoding 3-methyl-2-oxobutanoate dehydrogenase subunit delta, with protein sequence MNTLFGEKKEGATKIVPKSVDEYPEAPITLGTTLSNFTGDWRTFMPVIDDDKCVKCYICWKFCPEPAIYIREDGYVGVDYDYCKGCGICANECPVNAITMEKEEK encoded by the coding sequence GTGAACACGCTGTTCGGTGAAAAGAAGGAGGGGGCAACCAAGATCGTCCCGAAGTCCGTGGACGAGTACCCGGAAGCCCCCATAACGCTGGGCACGACGCTCAGCAACTTCACCGGTGACTGGAGAACCTTCATGCCCGTCATCGACGATGACAAGTGCGTTAAGTGTTACATATGCTGGAAGTTCTGCCCCGAGCCGGCCATATACATACGCGAGGACGGTTACGTTGGAGTGGACTACGACTACTGTAAGGGCTGCGGCATATGTGCCAACGAATGCCCCGTCAATGCCATAACGATGGAGAAGGAGGAGAAGTGA
- a CDS encoding nascent polypeptide-associated complex protein, whose translation MMGMNPRQMKKLMRQMGIKMEELEGVREVVIRLENREIILRDPAVTVITAQGEKSYQIVPGSEEVRQTLNISEEDIKLVMEQAGVDYDTARKALEETKGDLAEAILKLQE comes from the coding sequence ATGATGGGGATGAATCCAAGGCAGATGAAGAAGCTCATGCGCCAGATGGGCATTAAGATGGAAGAACTGGAAGGCGTAAGGGAAGTGGTGATACGCCTTGAAAACAGGGAGATAATACTGAGGGACCCGGCCGTTACGGTGATAACCGCTCAAGGGGAGAAGAGCTACCAGATAGTTCCCGGGAGCGAGGAGGTAAGGCAAACGCTGAACATCTCCGAGGAAGACATAAAGCTCGTCATGGAGCAGGCGGGCGTTGACTACGACACCGCCAGAAAAGCGCTGGAAGAAACAAAGGGGGACCTTGCGGAGGCCATCCTGAAACTTCAGGAGTGA
- a CDS encoding TIGR00153 family protein, which translates to MAIFGGKEGNVFEMIENHLEVVGETLVAFRELMDAYLDGDLERAKAFEGEVAKLESKADNLRREIETMLYEGAFLPASRGDYVRLSELIDQVADAAESASHTLILARPKVPEELKGEFMRLVESAIETYTLLKDAVRALNSDFGRAIELAKAVEDAEEKADSVEYDVKGKVFESETVTTYAKLVWNQILTKVGDIADRAEDASDQVLLMAIKRSG; encoded by the coding sequence ATGGCCATCTTCGGAGGCAAGGAGGGTAACGTTTTTGAAATGATCGAGAATCACCTTGAAGTCGTTGGCGAAACGCTGGTGGCCTTCAGGGAGCTGATGGACGCTTACCTCGACGGGGATCTTGAAAGGGCAAAGGCCTTCGAGGGGGAGGTCGCGAAGCTTGAAAGCAAGGCCGATAACCTGAGAAGAGAAATCGAGACCATGCTCTACGAGGGTGCCTTCCTTCCCGCAAGCAGAGGTGACTACGTGCGGCTGAGCGAGCTCATCGATCAGGTGGCCGACGCGGCCGAGAGCGCTTCGCACACGTTGATACTGGCGAGGCCGAAGGTTCCGGAGGAGCTGAAGGGCGAGTTCATGAGGCTCGTTGAGTCGGCCATCGAAACCTACACGCTCCTGAAGGATGCCGTCAGGGCCCTTAACTCGGACTTTGGCAGGGCCATAGAGCTCGCCAAAGCTGTCGAGGATGCGGAGGAAAAAGCCGATTCCGTGGAGTACGACGTTAAGGGCAAGGTTTTTGAAAGCGAAACCGTAACGACCTACGCCAAACTCGTGTGGAACCAGATACTGACGAAGGTGGGTGACATCGCGGATCGTGCGGAGGACGCTTCCGATCAGGTCCTGCTCATGGCCATAAAGAGGAGTGGATGA
- a CDS encoding pyruvate/ketoisovalerate ferredoxin oxidoreductase subunit gamma, producing MIEIRFHGRGGQGAVTAANILASAAFLEGKYVQAFPFFGVERRGAPVTAFTRIDEKPIRIKTQIYEPDIVVVLDPSLLDTVDVTAGLKEGGTVIINTEKSKEEVLASLKKKPGKLAIVDATTIALDVLGLPITNTAILGAVSKATGVVTLEHVQKAIKEAFSGSLGEKNAKAAEEAFNKTTIHEL from the coding sequence ATGATCGAGATTCGTTTTCACGGTAGGGGTGGACAGGGCGCCGTTACGGCAGCCAACATACTGGCCTCAGCGGCTTTCCTTGAGGGCAAGTACGTGCAGGCCTTCCCGTTTTTCGGCGTTGAAAGGCGTGGAGCACCGGTCACGGCCTTCACAAGAATCGACGAAAAGCCGATCAGGATAAAGACCCAGATCTACGAGCCCGACATAGTGGTCGTTCTCGACCCGAGCCTTCTCGATACGGTGGACGTTACCGCCGGCCTGAAGGAAGGCGGAACGGTGATCATCAACACCGAAAAGAGCAAGGAAGAGGTGCTCGCCAGCCTCAAGAAAAAGCCGGGAAAACTGGCCATCGTTGACGCCACCACCATAGCCCTCGACGTTCTCGGTCTGCCGATCACCAACACCGCAATCCTCGGTGCGGTCTCCAAAGCCACGGGTGTGGTCACCCTCGAGCACGTCCAGAAGGCCATCAAGGAGGCGTTCTCGGGAAGCCTCGGTGAGAAGAACGCCAAGGCTGCGGAAGAGGCCTTCAACAAGACGACCATCCACGAGCTCTGA
- a CDS encoding ABC transporter permease translates to MDKLKAYMIAFLLVVAGVAAGIVLYGGWKLLLQVVLGLGFLAVTLVLLFFTGLTLYAGSWKYGALLGLFTLISGYGLYLSVTWQRLDVIAGMIVLFVLAVVFGVWYISEPDLGLVDRFKSAESLERAGKYKAAARKYEKAGNYEKAAEMYMKLGWMESAAWAYEKAGKYEKAAEIYEKLYEKEKDTYYLKEAHEYWKKAGNMERAAKALEKYAEEEPWFWEDVAKLYEELKEEEKAREAWERALEYYRKEAQEEGVFWEDVGNIARRLGREELARDAYGKFLEYCLKEAEEDPMWWKHVAEAYEYLGEKEKAEEVRKRYEEYRRKITETSEETSSFPGKDGG, encoded by the coding sequence ATGGACAAACTCAAGGCGTACATGATAGCCTTCCTTCTCGTGGTGGCTGGAGTCGCGGCCGGAATAGTCCTGTACGGTGGCTGGAAGCTGTTGCTCCAGGTTGTGCTGGGTCTCGGTTTCCTCGCGGTTACCCTCGTGCTCCTGTTCTTCACAGGGTTGACGCTCTACGCCGGGAGCTGGAAGTACGGGGCTTTGCTGGGACTGTTCACCCTGATAAGCGGCTACGGGCTTTACTTAAGCGTCACGTGGCAGAGGCTCGACGTCATCGCGGGGATGATAGTCCTCTTCGTGCTGGCGGTGGTCTTCGGCGTATGGTACATCAGCGAGCCGGATCTGGGGCTGGTGGACAGGTTCAAAAGTGCGGAGAGCCTTGAGAGGGCCGGCAAGTACAAGGCCGCGGCCCGGAAGTACGAGAAGGCCGGGAATTACGAGAAAGCCGCCGAGATGTACATGAAGCTCGGGTGGATGGAGAGCGCCGCATGGGCCTACGAGAAGGCCGGAAAGTACGAGAAAGCCGCCGAAATTTACGAAAAGCTCTACGAGAAGGAGAAGGATACGTATTATCTCAAGGAAGCCCACGAGTACTGGAAGAAGGCCGGGAACATGGAAAGGGCCGCAAAGGCCCTCGAAAAGTACGCCGAAGAGGAACCGTGGTTCTGGGAGGACGTGGCAAAACTCTACGAGGAGCTTAAGGAAGAGGAAAAGGCCAGAGAGGCGTGGGAGAGGGCCCTTGAGTACTACCGGAAGGAGGCCCAGGAAGAGGGCGTCTTCTGGGAGGACGTTGGAAACATAGCGAGGAGACTCGGCAGGGAAGAGCTCGCCCGTGATGCCTACGGGAAATTCCTCGAATACTGCCTGAAGGAGGCGGAAGAGGACCCCATGTGGTGGAAGCACGTTGCGGAGGCATACGAATACCTCGGCGAGAAGGAGAAGGCCGAAGAGGTCAGAAAGAGGTACGAAGAATACCGGAGGAAGATAACCGAAACCAGCGAGGAAACGTCCAGCTTCCCGGGGAAGGACGGAGGTTGA
- the otg gene encoding methylated-DNA--protein-cysteine methyltransferase, translating into MLSVETFSMGGRKIWIGVFWEEKIQGITFSTEREPFEAGLKRLENFLRKRKVEIDATPEGSDYPELVREVMLGRVENPEALAVLSFEGVTPFEKRVYEWLTKNVKRGSVITYGGLARRLKTSPRAIGGAMKRNPYPIVVPCHRVVSANGIGYYTPRLDEKVFLLEIEGVKGWTNSRRT; encoded by the coding sequence ATGCTGAGCGTTGAGACCTTCAGTATGGGGGGAAGGAAAATCTGGATCGGCGTCTTCTGGGAGGAGAAGATTCAGGGGATAACCTTTTCCACGGAGCGGGAACCTTTCGAGGCCGGCCTGAAACGTCTTGAGAACTTCCTTAGGAAAAGGAAGGTCGAGATCGATGCAACACCGGAAGGTTCCGATTACCCGGAGCTCGTGAGGGAGGTTATGCTCGGCCGGGTTGAGAACCCGGAGGCACTGGCGGTGCTCTCCTTCGAGGGCGTTACACCTTTTGAGAAAAGGGTTTACGAATGGCTCACAAAAAACGTTAAAAGGGGGAGCGTTATAACCTACGGTGGCCTCGCCAGACGCCTGAAAACGTCCCCGAGGGCCATAGGCGGTGCCATGAAGAGGAATCCCTATCCCATAGTGGTTCCCTGTCACAGGGTCGTTTCCGCGAATGGCATCGGTTACTACACTCCTCGACTTGATGAAAAGGTCTTCCTGCTCGAAATAGAGGGGGTGAAAGGATGGACAAACTCAAGGCGTACATGA
- the porA gene encoding pyruvate ferredoxin oxidoreductase: MAGYKPIRKVVSGNYAAAYAVKHARVQVVAAYPITPQTSIIEKIAEFIANGEVENLQYVPVESEHSAMAASIGASAAGARAFTATSAQGLALMHEMLHWASGARLPIVMVDVNRAMAPPWSVWDDQTDSLAQRDTGWMQFYAENNQEVYDGVLMAFKIAETVNLPAMVVESAFILSHTYDVVDMIPQELVDEFLPPREPLYDLTNFERPFSVGALGTPADYYEFRYKLQKAMEKAEKVIREVGGEFGERFGRDYSSMIDLYRTEDADFVFMGLGSLMGTVKQAVDLLREEGYRVGAAKVRWFRPFPKEEIRELAKNVEGIAVLDRNYSFGMEGILFTEAKGALYNSKARPLMKDYIVGLGGRDVTVNDIRKIAENMKAVVERGEPDVEVDWYHLKR; the protein is encoded by the coding sequence ATGGCTGGATATAAGCCCATTAGAAAGGTCGTTAGCGGTAACTACGCCGCGGCTTACGCGGTAAAGCACGCCCGCGTTCAGGTTGTGGCAGCCTACCCGATCACTCCCCAGACGAGCATCATCGAGAAGATAGCCGAGTTCATAGCAAACGGCGAGGTGGAGAACCTTCAGTACGTTCCGGTTGAAAGCGAGCACTCGGCCATGGCGGCCAGCATAGGCGCATCCGCAGCCGGAGCAAGGGCCTTTACAGCGACCTCAGCTCAGGGTCTGGCATTGATGCACGAGATGCTCCACTGGGCTTCCGGGGCGAGGCTACCGATAGTCATGGTTGATGTCAACCGTGCCATGGCTCCACCATGGAGCGTCTGGGATGACCAGACCGATTCTCTGGCCCAGAGGGACACGGGCTGGATGCAGTTCTACGCCGAGAACAATCAGGAGGTTTACGACGGGGTTCTGATGGCGTTTAAAATCGCCGAAACCGTCAACCTGCCGGCAATGGTCGTTGAGAGCGCCTTCATCCTGAGCCACACCTACGATGTCGTTGACATGATACCGCAGGAGCTCGTTGACGAGTTCCTCCCGCCGAGGGAACCGCTCTACGATCTGACCAACTTCGAGAGGCCCTTCTCGGTTGGTGCACTTGGGACCCCGGCAGACTACTACGAGTTCCGCTACAAGCTCCAGAAGGCCATGGAGAAGGCCGAGAAAGTCATCAGGGAAGTTGGTGGAGAGTTCGGAGAGCGCTTTGGAAGGGACTACAGCAGCATGATAGACCTTTACCGCACCGAAGATGCCGACTTCGTCTTCATGGGACTGGGTTCCCTCATGGGTACCGTTAAACAGGCCGTTGATCTGCTACGCGAGGAAGGCTACAGGGTGGGAGCGGCCAAGGTGCGCTGGTTCAGGCCCTTCCCGAAGGAGGAAATCAGGGAACTCGCAAAGAACGTTGAGGGAATAGCCGTCCTCGACAGGAACTACTCCTTCGGTATGGAGGGGATACTCTTCACCGAAGCCAAGGGAGCCCTCTACAACTCGAAGGCAAGGCCCCTGATGAAGGACTACATCGTGGGACTCGGAGGAAGGGACGTTACGGTCAACGACATCAGGAAGATCGCCGAGAACATGAAGGCAGTGGTGGAGAGAGGAGAACCCGATGTAGAGGTGGACTGGTATCACCTTAAGAGGTGA
- a CDS encoding D-2-hydroxyacid dehydrogenase, with translation MKVLVAAPLHEKAFEVLRGAGLEVVYSEYPDEEKLVELVGDVDALIVRSKPKVTARVIEAAPRLRVIGRAGVGLDNIDLDAAKKRGIEVVNSPGASSRSVAELVLALMFNVARKVAFADRKMREGIWAKKQCMGIELEGKTVGIVGFGRIGYQVGKIAKALGMKVLLYDPYPNEERAKEVGGRFVDLDTLLRESDVVTLHVPLLDSTYHLINEERLRLMKNTAILINASRGPVVDTEALVKALKEGWIAGAGLDVYEEEPLPKDHPLTKLDNVVLTPHIGASTVEAQMRAGVEVAEKVVKVLKG, from the coding sequence ATGAAGGTTCTCGTTGCGGCACCGCTGCACGAAAAGGCTTTCGAGGTCCTTAGGGGGGCCGGTTTAGAGGTGGTCTACTCGGAATACCCCGATGAGGAGAAGCTCGTCGAACTCGTTGGGGACGTTGACGCCCTGATCGTCAGGAGCAAGCCGAAGGTTACGGCAAGGGTCATAGAGGCCGCCCCAAGGCTCAGGGTCATCGGAAGGGCCGGCGTCGGGCTGGACAACATAGACCTCGATGCGGCAAAGAAGCGCGGGATAGAGGTGGTCAACAGCCCCGGGGCGAGTTCAAGGAGCGTTGCGGAGCTCGTTCTGGCCCTGATGTTCAACGTCGCCAGAAAGGTGGCCTTCGCCGACAGGAAGATGAGGGAAGGCATCTGGGCCAAGAAGCAGTGCATGGGAATCGAGCTTGAGGGTAAGACGGTTGGAATAGTCGGCTTCGGAAGGATCGGCTATCAGGTGGGGAAGATCGCCAAGGCACTGGGGATGAAGGTCCTGCTCTACGACCCCTATCCGAACGAGGAAAGGGCAAAGGAAGTTGGCGGAAGGTTCGTCGACCTCGATACCCTCCTGAGGGAGAGCGACGTGGTGACCCTCCACGTTCCCCTGCTGGATTCGACGTACCACCTGATCAACGAGGAAAGGTTGAGGCTCATGAAGAACACCGCCATACTCATAAACGCCTCGAGGGGGCCGGTGGTTGACACGGAGGCTCTCGTAAAGGCCCTGAAGGAGGGCTGGATCGCCGGTGCCGGTCTGGACGTTTACGAGGAGGAGCCCCTTCCGAAGGACCACCCGCTCACGAAGCTCGACAACGTGGTTCTAACGCCCCACATAGGCGCTTCGACCGTTGAGGCCCAGATGAGGGCGGGCGTTGAGGTCGCTGAAAAGGTCGTTAAAGTTTTGAAGGGGTGA
- a CDS encoding M20 family metallopeptidase, with product MEVELLKKLVSIRSPFGEEGEISRFVASFLEEHGFRVELVPVEGFGDDVVAYLPGRKTTVVLNGHMDTVNVSPGWTRNPWGELDGDRFYGVGSADMKAGLSALMAAFVEIGNLPKRERPNVIFTAVSDEEGYSRGAWELIRSGKLDHSDLVLLGEPTNERLMLGARGRFVVEVEFFGKKAHAARPYLGINAVEDLGRFVGSLERIRLRGHGKLGRGSYCTLHVEGSADGLSVPDYARAVIDRHVVVGEDWERVKGELMALAGKLDLRSDVVIKKFDRPTPDMLPYTVRANNRFVRAFLRAHERVFGVRPEVTYGKSVGDFNYFATYLGKPTLVYGPVGGNWHSADEWVSVESVRRVKKLYVEFLRGLVQKKRR from the coding sequence TTGGAGGTAGAACTCCTTAAAAAGCTCGTCTCGATCCGCTCTCCCTTCGGCGAGGAGGGGGAGATCTCGCGTTTTGTGGCGTCCTTTCTTGAGGAGCACGGCTTCAGGGTGGAACTCGTCCCGGTCGAGGGGTTTGGGGACGATGTGGTCGCCTACCTCCCGGGGCGGAAGACGACGGTGGTTCTCAACGGGCACATGGATACCGTGAACGTTTCTCCCGGCTGGACCCGGAACCCGTGGGGAGAGCTCGATGGGGACCGTTTCTACGGGGTCGGCAGCGCCGATATGAAGGCCGGTCTTTCAGCGTTGATGGCCGCCTTCGTTGAGATCGGGAACCTTCCGAAGCGGGAAAGGCCGAACGTCATATTCACGGCCGTGAGCGACGAGGAGGGCTACTCGAGGGGAGCCTGGGAGCTGATAAGGAGCGGGAAACTCGATCACTCGGACCTCGTCCTTCTGGGGGAGCCAACCAACGAGAGGCTCATGCTCGGTGCGAGGGGCAGGTTCGTGGTTGAGGTCGAGTTCTTCGGCAAAAAGGCCCACGCAGCGAGGCCTTACCTTGGAATAAACGCCGTTGAGGATCTTGGAAGGTTCGTGGGGAGCCTCGAAAGGATAAGGCTCAGGGGTCACGGGAAGCTGGGCAGGGGTTCCTACTGCACGCTTCACGTCGAGGGTTCCGCCGACGGGCTGAGCGTCCCCGATTACGCAAGGGCGGTAATAGACAGGCACGTTGTGGTCGGTGAGGACTGGGAGCGCGTTAAGGGAGAGCTCATGGCCCTCGCTGGAAAGCTCGACCTGAGGAGCGATGTCGTGATAAAAAAGTTCGACCGCCCGACGCCCGACATGCTTCCCTACACCGTCAGGGCTAACAACAGGTTCGTGAGGGCTTTTTTGAGGGCCCATGAGAGGGTCTTCGGTGTTAGGCCGGAGGTAACCTACGGTAAGAGCGTGGGCGATTTCAACTACTTCGCAACCTACCTCGGCAAACCGACGCTCGTCTACGGGCCCGTGGGGGGGAACTGGCACTCCGCGGACGAGTGGGTCAGCGTCGAGTCGGTAAGGAGGGTGAAGAAGCTTTACGTTGAGTTCCTCAGGGGGCTGGTTCAGAAGAAAAGGAGATGA